GTGTCTTTGCGTCCCGTCGGCCGGCGATTGATCGTGAAACCGAGCATCGCCGGGTGCTGACTCACCCAGGCGAACGAGCTGAACGGTGCGAGATTGACCGGCTTCGGCGCGACTCCCGACGTCACCCAAGCGATCGGGCGCGGGATGACCGAACCGACCAGGAGCCGGTACGTCCCTGCGGCGTCCAGAGTCGAGGCATCGATGAACATCGAGCGCCTCTACAGCCAATCCGGGGGGCGCGGCGGTTCTCCCCCCGATGCCGTGGCCACCCCTCGCATCGATCGCCCGATCCCCCAGCCCACGACATCCGCCGCAGAGCCCACGATGACCAGCGGTTCCGACGCGGCAGCCCCGCCCTCGCTCAGGAGCGAGAAGGTCTCAGCCCGATCCGTCGGTGCCAGGATGATGTCGGGCGTTGTGGCGGTCCGCTTGCGCGTCCACACCTTGATGAGATCTGCCAGCAGCAGATCGTGCAGGACATCGGGAAAGTCCCGCACGCTCGCCCCGTTGCGCAGGTCGACCGCGTGGATCCACACCTCGCGGGTGCGCATCCAGACCGTCTCCGTGGCCGGGACGAGGCGTCCCTGCGCCGTGCGCACCTGGTGGAGCCACGCGGCTTCCGGAAGGTCGCGCCACTCCACGTCCAGATGCACGGCGGCGTGCGCGGCGAGGTGGCGCAGCGCCTCGACCGGGAGCGTCGCACCGAAGGCGATCTCCTCGGCACGCTGCGTGTCGGAGCTGTACATAGGGTTCTCCACCCCAGTGCGCGCCCACTCGACGAGGCGTGCGACCGCGCGCGCGTTGAATCCCACATGAGCCACGAGGTGTCGACGGGTCCACCCCGGAAGGAGGGATGGCTCGTCGAATCGATCGTCAGGGAGTTCGGCGAGCTGACGCGCCCAGACCGCCTGACCCCGACGCATCAGCAGAAGCGATGCGGCCAGTTGCGGGTCGGTGACGTTGTCCGTGCGGGCGGGCATGGCTCACGAGCTCGCGATCACTCGGTTCCGCAAGGTCCCGATACCCTCGACCGCGGTGACGAGGGTCGAGCCGGGCCGAAGGTATCGCGGGGGCTTCCGGGCGTGTCCGACGCCTCCCGGCGTGCCCGTCGCGATCACGTCGCCCGGCTGCAGCGTGAAGATCTGGGAGATGTAGGAGATGAGCGCGGCGGGCCCGAAGACGAGGTCGTCGGTGGGAGTCTTCTGCACCACTTCGCCGTCGACCTCCGCGCTCAGGATCCCGCCCGGCTCGAACTCGTCAGGAGTGACGAGGACGGGGCCGAAAGGTGCGGTGGCTTCGAAGGTCTTGCCCTGGAACCACTCCGGGGTTCGGTACTGATAGTCGCGCATCGTGACGTCGTTCATGATCGAGAAGCCCGCGATCGACGCCGCCGCCTCGCTCTCGTCGACGTTGCGCACGGCCCTTCCGACGACGACGGCGAGTTCGGCCTCCCAGTCGACGGCGTCGGCGGCGTGAGACGGCAGCATGAGATCGTCATAGGGGCCGATGAGCGCCTCGGGGTACTTCGCGAACAGCGTGGGGAACTCGGGGAGCTCCCGGCCCATCTCGAGGATGTGATTGCGATAGTTCAGCCCGACGCAGACGATCTTGCCGGGCTGGGGGATCACCGGGGCCCATGCCGCGCGCGCGAGAGTCTCAGCGTCGTGGACGCGGCCTGATGCCGACGCAGCCACGTCCGTCCAGTCGGGGCGCTGCAGCAGCGCTCCGACGTCCGCGACTCCGTCGATCTCGACGGCTGTATCGTCATCCAGTCGGACCGCGACGGTCGCGCCGTCCACTCGGAGTGTTGCCAGGCGCATCAGATCTCGTCCTTACTCGGGATGTACACCCGGGAGAAACCCAGGCGGTCGATGATGGGGCCATCGTTGAAGCGGAAGAGGTCGAACTCGGTCTCGGCACGAAGCGACCAGGGAACCCAGCTGGGCACGACGAAGAGATCGCCCTTCTCGAGCCGGTGCTCGACATCGCCGAGTATCACCGATCCCCGCCCGTCGAACACCTGCCACACCGAAGATCCGACTTCGTGGCGAAGCGGCGTCTCGGATCCCTCGCGAACTCGGTGGAACTCGCACCGGATGGTCGGCATCACATCGCCACCGGTCGTCGGGTTCACAAACCGGATCGCTGCGTGCCCCTGGTCGACGGTCGCCGGATACCCTTCATCCTCGAGCTTCAACTGCTCGCGGAGCGCCGCATCCGTATACTCCCACCGGTACGCGGCAAGCGGTGAGCTGGTCTTGTCGTCGAGCACCGACAGCGGACGCAGGCCAGGATGAGCCCAGAGTCGCTCGGATCGCGAGATCTCCGGCGAGGCCTCGTCGGTCACCCGCTCGGCGCCGAACTCGAAGAATCCGACGTCGGTGTAGCTGGAGAACGGGATGTCGAGGCCGTCGATCCACGCCATGGGTTCGGCGGTGTCGTTGTGGTGACCGTGGAAGTGCCAGCCGGGCGTGAGCAGCAGGTCACCGCGGCTCATCCGCACCGGATCACCGTTGACCACGGTCCACACGCCCTCGCCCTCGACCACGAAGCGGAACGCATTCTGACTGTGGCGGTGCTCGGGGGCGGTCTCGAATCCGCCCAGGTACTGGATCGCGCACCACAGCGTGGGAGTCGCGTAGGCGGTGCCGGGCAGGCCGGGGTTGACCAGCCCGATCGCGCGCCGCTCGCCACCACGGCCCACGGGCACCAACTCGCCGGAACGCTCGGCGATGTCGAAGAGGGTCTTCCATCTCCAGACATGAGGTCGCGCCACCGGAGCAGGGGTGAAGGGCATGAGGTCGTCCCTCTGCGTCCACAGCGGCGCGAGGCCGTTCGCGTCGAAGTCCCGGTAGAGCTGTTCGAGTTCGGGGGTGTCGGCTGCGCCGTCCATCTGCTGCACGGGTGGTTCCTCTCTGCTGTACGCGGCCCCCGCGGGGGTCCGGACATGGTGCGGGCGGGATCCGACGTGCTCGACGCCGGATCCCGCCCGGGTCTTGCTAGAAGACGACGACCGGCTTCACCGTCGTCCCGGCCGCCGAATCCGCGAATCCCTGATTGATGTCGGCGAGATCGTAGTTGCGCATCAGCTTGTCCATCGGGAAGCGGCCGTCGCGCCACAGCTCAATGAGCTTCGGGATGAACACCTGCGGGACCGAGCTACCCTGGATGATCGTCTTGAACGTCCAGCCCTTCACCAGGGACAACCCGATCTCGAAGGTGGCCTCGGTACCCGGAGCAGCCGCTCCGACGAGGGCGAGGGTTCCACGGAGGCCGAGGCCGTCGGCGGCCTTCCGCAGCAGCTCGGGTCGCGCCGTCGTGTCAAGGACGTAATCCGCACCCGCGTCACCGGTGAGACGCATGATCTCCTCGGTGAGGTCGTTCTCCCGCGTGTTGATGGTGTCGGTCGCCCCGATCTCCTTCGCGAGAGCGAGTCGGTCGTCATGGATGTCGACCGCGATGATGCGACTGCACCCGGCGACCTTGCCCGCCATGATCGCCCCTGCGCCAACGGCACCCGTGCCGATGACGACCAGCGTGCTGTTGAGGGCGGGCTTCAGCTCGTTCAAGATCGATCCGGCGCCGGTCTGGATGCCGCACCCCAGCGGAGCGACGATCTCGAGCGGCACATCCGCGTCGATGCGCACAACGCTCTCCTCGACCACATTCGCGTAGGTCGCGAACGAGGACTGGCCGAAGAAGTGGGACGAGATGACTTCACCGTCGCGGCTCAGCGCGGTGGTGCCGTCGGCTCGTCGACCGGCGAAATCAGCGGCGAAGAGGTTCTCGCAGTAGGCCATCTGACCCGACCGGCACCGCGAGCAGTAGCCGCAGTACGCGGCAGCCAGAAGCACATGGTCTCCGGGCTGCACGGTGCGCACGGAACTCCCGACCTTCTCCACGACGCCGGCGCCCTCGTGGCCGAGCACGGCCGGAAGCGGCGTGGGGTAGACCTGATCGCGCACGATCGCGTCGGTGTGGCACACACCGGTCGCGACCATGCGCACCAGGACTTCGTTCGGTCGCAGGTCGTCGAGCTCGAGCTGCTCGATCACGAGGTCGGCCCCCGCTTCGCGCGCAACGGCGGCCGTCACAGTCATACTCATCAGACTTCACTGTCTCCTGTCGAAAGGCGGGTTCAGAACGGGTACTGCTGGTCGGACGGCTCGATCGTGATCCACTTGAGCTCGGTGAACTCATTGATCACCGCACGACCGTCGAAACGCCCGTAGCCGCTCGCCTTCGTCCCGCCGTACGGAGCCTGGGCCTCGTTCTGGACAGTGGATCCATTGACGTGGACGTGACCAGCCTGGATGCGGTTCGCCACCGCGAGCGCGCGGCTGACGTCGCGTCCGAACACAGCAGCGGCGAGACCGTACTCGGTGTCGTTCGCGACCTGAACCGCCTCTTCGACGCCGGAGACGCGGACGACGGTGGTGATCGGGCCGAACGTCTCCTGGTCGTAGATCGCCATGTCGGGCTTGACGTTGTCGACGATCGTTGCCGGCATCGACGCGCCGTCGGCACGGCCTCCGACCGTCACATCGGCACCCTTCGCGAGGGCATCGTCGATGAGCCCGTTGATGCGACTCCCCGACTCGGGGCGCACCATGGGACCGACCACGACGTTCGGGTCGGCGAGCGGGTCTCCGCTGATCAATTCACGCGTTCGGGCGGTGAACTTCTCGACGAACTCGTCCGCGACCTTCTCATCGACGACGAACCGCTCGGTCGACATGCAGATCTGGCCCTGGTACATGAACGAACCGAAGACCGCCGCGTTCACAGCGCCGTCGATGTCGGCGTCGTCGAGCACGACAAGGGGCGCCTTGCCGCCCAGCTCGAGCAGCGCCGGCTTGAGGTGTCGTGCTGCCTTCTGCGCGATGATCCGGCCGACCGGCGTGGAACCGGTGAAGTTCACACGGCGCACGGCCGGGTGGGCGATAATGGCGTCCACGACGCGGTCGGCGTCGTCGGGGCTGCTCGTGAGGAAGTTCAGCACTCCGGCGGGCACTCCGGCCTCGTGCAGCACCTCCGCGATGATCGCGTGAGTGCGCGGGCTGGTCTCGGACGCGCGGAAGACCACCGTGTTGCCGCACACGATGGGATACGCGATCGCTCGCGCGGCGAGCACTCCGGGACCGTTCCACGGCGCCATGCTGAAGATCACGCCCACGGGCTGACGAACGGTCATCGACAGCGTGCCCGGCTTGTCGGTGGGCAGCGTCTCGCCCTGGATCTGCGTGGCGATACCGGCGGCTTCGCGGAAGAGCTGCGCGGTCAGGAAGACGTTGAAGCCCGCCCACAGCTGTGCCGCTCCCACCTCGGACATCATCGTCTGGATGAACTCGCCCGCGCGTGCCTCGATGATGTCCGCGGCCTTGAGCATGATCGTTCGGCGCTCGGTCGGTCCGCTTTGGGACCACGACTCGAACGCCTTGGACGCCGACTCGACGGCATCGATCGCGTCGTCGACGTCTGCCGCCGCTCCCTCGGTGACAACGTCTCCCGTGAGCGGGTTCGTCCGCGAGAAAGTGCGGCCCTCCCGTGCTCCACGCGCTTCGTTGTCGATGATCAGTTGGGTCTGCATCGGGTGTCCCTTCGTCTTCTTTGACAGGAGATCGTCGTCGCCGTCGGGCGGCTCCGGTGTAACGATAACACGTTGATGCGAGAAAGTGTGTTACATGTTTTGAGTGCGCAGTTCGGTGGTTTCCACGGCCATCCCGACGACCTCGCTCACGTAGGCCACGGCCGCCCCGGCGAGGGCTCGATGGACCGCGAGGAACAGGTCGTGCGCCTCTGCACCCGACCATCCGTCCGGGCGCAGCGCGACCGGCAGAGACGGATCGCGAAACGGGAAGTGCCGGTACGTGCTGACGATCTCGGTGCGCACGGCGAGCGCTGACGGCCCCTCCAGGGTCGGAGCAGACTGCAGGAGGTCGCGGTGCCCTTCGATGAACTCCCGGTAGTCGGTCTCGAGCAGCGAGAGGTCCCAGCACCGTGCGACGAGCGCGCGGTCACGGGCAGGGTCGTCGGTGCGGCTGGCCAGCACGTCGATCGTGGCCGTGGCGAACTCGGCCTGCAGCTTGAGGGCATCCGCCTTCGCGTTTCGGGGCGACAGCCATGTGGAAGGAGTCAGAGGGCCGAAGCCGAGCCACGCCAGCTGCTTCTTCACCTGCTCCCTCACCGTGCGGTCCGACTCGGGCGTCTGGAACACGACCTGGGTCCACCAGCCGTCCCAGTCCTCCTCGTACTCGGCGAAGATACGGGACCTGCCTTCGTCCAGAATCTCGAGCAGGTGATCGCTCAGCCGGTAGATCGTCTCACGTCCGACCTTTCGCGTTGTGAACCATCCCTCCTGCTTGAGGCGGGAGAGGGTCATCCGTGTCGCTGCCGGCTCCACGCCGAGCACGCCGAGCAGGGTGACCAGATCTCCGGCCTTGACTTCGGAATCGACGTATCTCAGATAGTCCCCGAAGATGTCGAGGATCAGCGCGCGCGGTTTCATCAGCATTGCCCTCCTTGGTGACGGCGTGCCCATCGTAGGCCGCCGCTCACCCGATCGCCGTGAGCTTCTCCGCGATCACCTCGCGCAGCGCGCGCTTGTCGATCTTCCCCACCTTGGTCAGCGGGAGCGAGGAGACGACCTCGAGTCGCTCAGGCAGCTTGAACGCGGCGAGACCCTGCGACGTCATGAACTCGCGGAGGTTCTCGAGGCTCAGCTCCTCGGACGAGAGGAGCGTGACGAAGAGGCAGAGTCGCTCGCCCAGCACCGGGTCGGGCATGCTCACGGCCGCGGCGAGATCCACGGACGGCAGCCGATACACGATGTTCTCAACCTCCTCAGCGGAGATCTTCTCGCCGCCGCGGTTGATGATGTCCTTGTCGCGGCCGTGCACCACGAGGTTGCCGTCCGGACGTCGCACGACGATGTCGCCTGAGCTGTACCACCCGTCGACGAACGCCCTGGCGTTGTGCTCGGCCGCCCGGAAGTAGCCTCGCGGCGTGTACGGCCCACGCGTCAGGATGGAACCGCGCGTGCCATCGGGCACATCCCGCCCGGACGAGTCGACGACGCGGATCTCGTCCTCGTCCGAGACGGGCCTGCCCTGCGTGGTGACGATGACGTCTTCGGGATCGTCCAGTCTGGTCATGTTGATGAGACCCTCAGCCATCCCGAACACCTGCTGCAGGGTGGCCCCGAGCTCGGGCTTGACGCGAGCGGCGAGTTCGTCAGGCATCCGCGAGCCTCCCACCTGAAGCACTTGGAGGCTCGCGGGCGCAGCGCCACCACGCTCGCGCTGGTATTCGATCCACCTCTGCGCGACGGCGGGAACGGCAGCCGCGAGGGTCACACCCTCTTGTTCGATCGCCTCGAAGGCGCGAGTGGGCTCAGGGCTGGGGAGCATCACGCTCGTCCCGCCTGCGAAGAGGGCCCCCAGCACGCCCGGACAGGCGAGCGGGAAGTTGTGGCTCGCAGGCAGCGTTCCGAGGTACACGGTCTTCTCGTCGACGCCGGTCACCCGGGATGTGGCGCGGACGTTGTACGCGTAGTCGTTGTGAGTGCGGACGATGAGCTTGGGAAGGCCTGTGGTGCCGCCCGAGAGCAGGAAGCACGCGGGCGAATCGGGATCCGGCCGCCGGTCATCCATGCGCGCGCGCACCCCGTCGTCACCCTCGGTGCGCAGCAGATGCCGCAGGTCGAGGGCGTCGCCTCGCGGTGGGCCGTCGACGAGGATCATTCGGACCGACGGCGTCTGCTGCGCGATCTGCTCCGCAAGCGACTGATGATCGAAGTCCTTGATCACCGACGGCACCACGAGCGCCACCGCATCCGAGTGCCCGGCGAGATAGGTGAGCTCGTGGGATCTGTGTGCGGGCAGCGCCATCACGGGCACGATGCCCGCCCGGAAGCACGCGAGGGTGAAGACGATGAACGGCCAGTCATTCGCCAGTTGGACGAGGACCCGATCGCCGGGTTCGATGCCGAGCGAGAGGAGACGCTCCGCCCCCTCGTCCATGCGCGCGATCAGGTCGGCGTACGTGAGGCGCGTGTCCCCGCTCACGACGGCGACCTTCTCGGGGCGCGCGTCCGCTGCGTCCAGCACGTATTCGCCGAGGGGCCGTCCCTCCCAGATGCCGAGCGCGCGGTAGCGCGCGACGTCCAGCGGTGGCCACGGCGTGATATCCGATGTCTCAGTCACCTTCGGTTCCGTTCTTGCCCACTACCGCAGGAAGGACGACAGCGTCCAATGCGATGAGTCCGTGTGAGGTGGCACGCAGCGGGTTGATCTCGACTTCGGACACCTTCCCGCTCGCCACCAGTCTGCCGATGGTCGCGACGATCTCGCCGAGTGCGCGTCGGTCGATCGGCGGCGCGCCGCGGTGCCCGTCGAAGAGCTCCGCCGTGGCGAGGTCGTCGATCATGTCGGCGACGGCGGCCGGATGCACGGGCGCGGAGCGGATCGAGACATCACCCAATACCTCCGTGGCGACCCCGCCCAGGCCGAGCACGACCACGGGACCGAAGACATCGTCGTGTCGGGCGCCGACGACCAGCTCGATCCCGGGCGCAGCCATCTCCTCGACGAGGAACTCGACCGCTCCCCGCGCCTCCAGGGCGCTCAGTGCTTCATCCATCGCCGTCGCCGAGTCGACGCCGAGCACGACGCCGCCGATGTCACTCTTGTGCATCACGGTCGCGTCGACGAGTTTGACGGCGACAGGGCGATCCAGCGCGCGGAGGGCCGCCTGGGCCGTGTC
This window of the Microbacterium sp. SSM24 genome carries:
- a CDS encoding maleylpyruvate isomerase family mycothiol-dependent enzyme; amino-acid sequence: MPARTDNVTDPQLAASLLLMRRGQAVWARQLAELPDDRFDEPSLLPGWTRRHLVAHVGFNARAVARLVEWARTGVENPMYSSDTQRAEEIAFGATLPVEALRHLAAHAAVHLDVEWRDLPEAAWLHQVRTAQGRLVPATETVWMRTREVWIHAVDLRNGASVRDFPDVLHDLLLADLIKVWTRKRTATTPDIILAPTDRAETFSLLSEGGAAASEPLVIVGSAADVVGWGIGRSMRGVATASGGEPPRPPDWL
- a CDS encoding fumarylacetoacetate hydrolase family protein — translated: MRLATLRVDGATVAVRLDDDTAVEIDGVADVGALLQRPDWTDVAASASGRVHDAETLARAAWAPVIPQPGKIVCVGLNYRNHILEMGRELPEFPTLFAKYPEALIGPYDDLMLPSHAADAVDWEAELAVVVGRAVRNVDESEAAASIAGFSIMNDVTMRDYQYRTPEWFQGKTFEATAPFGPVLVTPDEFEPGGILSAEVDGEVVQKTPTDDLVFGPAALISYISQIFTLQPGDVIATGTPGGVGHARKPPRYLRPGSTLVTAVEGIGTLRNRVIASS
- a CDS encoding cupin domain-containing protein, with protein sequence MDGAADTPELEQLYRDFDANGLAPLWTQRDDLMPFTPAPVARPHVWRWKTLFDIAERSGELVPVGRGGERRAIGLVNPGLPGTAYATPTLWCAIQYLGGFETAPEHRHSQNAFRFVVEGEGVWTVVNGDPVRMSRGDLLLTPGWHFHGHHNDTAEPMAWIDGLDIPFSSYTDVGFFEFGAERVTDEASPEISRSERLWAHPGLRPLSVLDDKTSSPLAAYRWEYTDAALREQLKLEDEGYPATVDQGHAAIRFVNPTTGGDVMPTIRCEFHRVREGSETPLRHEVGSSVWQVFDGRGSVILGDVEHRLEKGDLFVVPSWVPWSLRAETEFDLFRFNDGPIIDRLGFSRVYIPSKDEI
- a CDS encoding NAD(P)-dependent alcohol dehydrogenase → MSMTVTAAVAREAGADLVIEQLELDDLRPNEVLVRMVATGVCHTDAIVRDQVYPTPLPAVLGHEGAGVVEKVGSSVRTVQPGDHVLLAAAYCGYCSRCRSGQMAYCENLFAADFAGRRADGTTALSRDGEVISSHFFGQSSFATYANVVEESVVRIDADVPLEIVAPLGCGIQTGAGSILNELKPALNSTLVVIGTGAVGAGAIMAGKVAGCSRIIAVDIHDDRLALAKEIGATDTINTRENDLTEEIMRLTGDAGADYVLDTTARPELLRKAADGLGLRGTLALVGAAAPGTEATFEIGLSLVKGWTFKTIIQGSSVPQVFIPKLIELWRDGRFPMDKLMRNYDLADINQGFADSAAGTTVKPVVVF
- a CDS encoding aldehyde dehydrogenase is translated as MQTQLIIDNEARGAREGRTFSRTNPLTGDVVTEGAAADVDDAIDAVESASKAFESWSQSGPTERRTIMLKAADIIEARAGEFIQTMMSEVGAAQLWAGFNVFLTAQLFREAAGIATQIQGETLPTDKPGTLSMTVRQPVGVIFSMAPWNGPGVLAARAIAYPIVCGNTVVFRASETSPRTHAIIAEVLHEAGVPAGVLNFLTSSPDDADRVVDAIIAHPAVRRVNFTGSTPVGRIIAQKAARHLKPALLELGGKAPLVVLDDADIDGAVNAAVFGSFMYQGQICMSTERFVVDEKVADEFVEKFTARTRELISGDPLADPNVVVGPMVRPESGSRINGLIDDALAKGADVTVGGRADGASMPATIVDNVKPDMAIYDQETFGPITTVVRVSGVEEAVQVANDTEYGLAAAVFGRDVSRALAVANRIQAGHVHVNGSTVQNEAQAPYGGTKASGYGRFDGRAVINEFTELKWITIEPSDQQYPF
- a CDS encoding PaaX family transcriptional regulator C-terminal domain-containing protein; translated protein: MLMKPRALILDIFGDYLRYVDSEVKAGDLVTLLGVLGVEPAATRMTLSRLKQEGWFTTRKVGRETIYRLSDHLLEILDEGRSRIFAEYEEDWDGWWTQVVFQTPESDRTVREQVKKQLAWLGFGPLTPSTWLSPRNAKADALKLQAEFATATIDVLASRTDDPARDRALVARCWDLSLLETDYREFIEGHRDLLQSAPTLEGPSALAVRTEIVSTYRHFPFRDPSLPVALRPDGWSGAEAHDLFLAVHRALAGAAVAYVSEVVGMAVETTELRTQNM
- a CDS encoding (2,3-dihydroxybenzoyl)adenylate synthase; this translates as MTETSDITPWPPLDVARYRALGIWEGRPLGEYVLDAADARPEKVAVVSGDTRLTYADLIARMDEGAERLLSLGIEPGDRVLVQLANDWPFIVFTLACFRAGIVPVMALPAHRSHELTYLAGHSDAVALVVPSVIKDFDHQSLAEQIAQQTPSVRMILVDGPPRGDALDLRHLLRTEGDDGVRARMDDRRPDPDSPACFLLSGGTTGLPKLIVRTHNDYAYNVRATSRVTGVDEKTVYLGTLPASHNFPLACPGVLGALFAGGTSVMLPSPEPTRAFEAIEQEGVTLAAAVPAVAQRWIEYQRERGGAAPASLQVLQVGGSRMPDELAARVKPELGATLQQVFGMAEGLINMTRLDDPEDVIVTTQGRPVSDEDEIRVVDSSGRDVPDGTRGSILTRGPYTPRGYFRAAEHNARAFVDGWYSSGDIVVRRPDGNLVVHGRDKDIINRGGEKISAEEVENIVYRLPSVDLAAAVSMPDPVLGERLCLFVTLLSSEELSLENLREFMTSQGLAAFKLPERLEVVSSLPLTKVGKIDKRALREVIAEKLTAIG